CGTAActgagaaaaataaagaaatttataatattaacagtAGTGATGAACATTTATCGGATGTAGGTATTAATAGTACGGAAGTggttaaaacaaatataataaataatcattttaaaGAAGACGTTTTTTCAGAAGATGTAATAAGTAgaatgaataatttaaataatgaaatttattCTAACAAAGGAACAGATGAAGAAGAGTTTCATAGTGTAACTGATAACAGTAGAGCTGATTTATCAAGTTTTTCTATATATCCTATAGATAAAGGAAGTGAAtatttagaagaaaaaaaaacattccAGGGTGATGAAGGTCCTAGTGAATtgagtaaaaataatgaaaagttaGATGACCCaaaaatatcattattaagATATACAAATATGGGTGGATGTAGAAAAGCAACAACATTAAATAACAAACAAACCCAAAATAATATTCCGATGCCTAAAATTTCCCTTGATAATTTAACCTTATTAAATGAATCCtcaaataatgaagaaaatagtCGCATAATGCAGGAAAATACGATAGATCTTATAGACACCGAAATAGACAGAGAAATAAATATCGAAGGAAATATTAACGAAGCAAATTCCTTGAAAGAGGGAAAAATCAAAAAGCttcaaaaacaaaatacatttacgttcaacaatgaaaaaaccaaaaataagaaaaataacaaaaaaagaaataaaaaaaaatgagggAGGATAggtgtatataaatatgtaaaaaagatTGCATAAATGATGAGCAAAAATTAAGAggtgagaaaaaaaaaaaaaaaatgttagtAGTAATGCATTACATGATATGGaatatcattatataaaacataatagtGTAATAAGAATAGTGGTAGAGCATATTgatagaaattaaaaaataaaaatcgaACAATGCGTGAAGACGACTTCGAAAGTTTAACCATACtggtaaaattatatatgtatatatatgcaccccttttatacatttttataacaataatatatgagTGAATGATTAAAGGATTAATCTTGAGTTtaattttatccttttaacGTGTAACATTGAAatagttatataattttacctatttttttttttaaatatagaaaaatgttTCATTGTACACAAAATTTTCCTTGCTACACTTTTTGTCATATCAATGAAACTTTTGCTTGCGTtgtgtatattaatataaaaatattttatttttttttattttccctcATACTTTACATGAGTAACTAatactttattttcattCCGTAATAAAGTATTACATATTATagggaaataaaattaaaacttataaacaatattttatttgtctattaaaaaatattacaataaatTTGATGTTCATCAACAGCCCTCTTTTTTGTATGTTATTTGTTAAGCCTCAGTATcagcataaaaaatataacattatttggtactaaaaaataaaaaaagaacaaaaaaaactgCGATTCTTCTTTTCAGTTagttttaaatttatgtacTTATAAAATAGGTAATACACAAATATGCACATGAAATGTGCCTGTTTTGGGTACAcgtttaatatatttctaagagaaaaaaaatatcaatttcataaaaatgtttGCACACAATAACATTTATCTTTTATCAACGAAGTATACAAATTTCTACATGTTcggtgtacatatattaaacctgtatatatattattttaaaaaaaaaagaaaaagaaaaataataaaacattttcatatttatacaaatagTTTTAACCAattcttattaatatattttgtccgcattccttttttattttttttgtttttttgcgTAATATTCTGAATTGGCATACTGatcaaatttaaattatatgccCGACCATATATACTATGTAAACCTACTGaggtaatatatatatttttttttttttatattatatttttttttttgcttgtttatttgttataataaCTTAAGAggtttaaataattatgtattgttaaataaaagcaataaaaaacaaaaaaaaaatttcctacTTCAttgaaatttaattttttttatcatctttttttttgtgtgatACAGTAAAACTTAGTCGTTacatatgttaaatatatatgtacatttttatttcttttaatctAACACGttaaaatgtgtatataatttttaattcaagCTCTGAAAATGAACTAAATTATTTGACAATGTATTATTCCTGCTGcaatatacttttaataagagttacactttttttttctgtaattgtttttcatttgtaaAGCTGataattattgtaatttttctatGTATTGTTGaatatcttctttttctcccattagttatatataatctCTTCTTtcgtaattatatatatatttatatatatatatatcctgtTTTCTTCCTTTTGTTACATATCTTTTACTTCTTCCTTATGTTCCTTGTAAAGCATTTTGAGCTACAGttattcccatttttttttttttttttttttttttttggatttGTAAACAAGCCTAAtgtacaatttattttttaaaaggttaccataaaaagaattttcaGATCATTAACgtcattatttttgttttaattattacgAAGCGCTGAAAGTggaaatcaaaataaattagtaaaAGCGCAGTAGCAGCAATACAATAGCAACAACACAGCGGCCACAACGCAGCAGCAAATTGTACAATATTCCCTGTGCCCACATAATGGACTTAGAACAATTTAATATTGGCATACAAAGAGTAGAAGTGAAAGatgaaaaagtatattacattattttagtTGAATACAAAGACCTGAAATATGAAATAAGTAGAAGGTATAGCGAATTTGAAGAATTACATTGcgaattattacattttggATTTTCAGCATTACCAAATTTaccaaaaagaaaattgaTGTCTTATAAAAATGACGAGTATATAAACTATAGAAAAAGAGTTTTGCATTCTTATATACAGAATTTATTTGTTAGACCGGACATTAGATGTTGTGCactatttttgaattttattttgttttatgacAAGATTAATTTATCAGTGGAAATAGTAAGAACGAAATTGTTAAATAGTATAGGTTCACAAAGATTTTCGTTAAgtgatttatatattaatgaagaacataattttatgatTTGCGTGTATGAAGACAAAAGTAATCTAAGTAAATTAGGAAAATTATGGTCTATAATTGAACCTGATATGGTTGGAGagattaaaatattttcttataataatGATCTTACCTCTACTTTTATTGAAACATATAGAGAACAAACAGTTTACAAAGCGAGGAACATTATATGctcagaaaataaaaatgaagctATTATTTCAGGAGATGATGggaaaatacatatatacaaaatagatacacatttattaacattaacttatataaaatatatcttctGTCATAATGATACTATACTAAAGATGATgttaataaatgataaagtTTTTTGTACATGCGGATATGATAATGCATTTAGGTTAATAAATTTAGAggattataaaattttaagtgGAGGAAGATGTAACAAAAGATTagataatgataaaattacTACTTGTCATTTATTagaatataacaatattgTTATTGGTACAAGTTGttccttattttttgtgtataaCATGACTACTAACCCTCCTATTTATTTAGATACTAAGGAACTAAAAAATGGGGAAATAATTAGTTGCTTTACTAATAcagataaatatttattcattgGATATGACAATATTATTGCATGCTATAATTATCGTTACAGTAATGATGCAAAAAGCgcaaagaataataatatacaaaattcTATGTCCACCAACATAAGTAACGTTTCATTGAACAGATGTGATAACaaaaatagtagtagtaattttaataattatccAATTTATGATCATTCAGATGAATATCCATTGGACACGTACAACAATAAAGTAAAGCGAAACATGTTTAACAAGTTGACCGATCGAACTGATACGCCTTCCTCAAGAAGCTTGAATAAAGAAAACCAAGagaatgtaataaaattaattattgaCAATAATATGTCAGCACAATATGTTCCCCCGTTATTTTACGACAATGCAGTGTTGTCTATGAGTGTTgataaggataaaaaaattctatatGCAGGATACGAAGATGCTATTGTTATTTGGTCAATAATAAATGGTTTAATTATCTCATCCTTTCATGGTCATACAAATGGAGTTCactatttaaaatttctgaACAGTTCAGGTTTTTTACTGTCAGGTGGAAATGGAGGAAATTTAAAGATATGGAAAAATGATTTAGacagttttaaaatatggaaaattaaaaataattataaagtGAAGAAtgggaaaaagaaagatgGGGAATGTAGTTATAATATGGCAGATGGAAATACTTTCAATTTTAACGAAAGTGACAACAGCGATCAGGAATGCAAAGGTAGTGTACAAAGTGAATCCATGTCCATAGATAATTTATTAGAAGAATccaataaaaaacataattataaattttgtgATACCacgaaatataaaaaaaattttcttaattacAATGAGTCAACAATTGTAACCAGTACCAAATCTTCAAggagtaatattttttatgataaaagtGTAATAACGAATGAACCTCATGAATTTTCCTCACATACGAGTAATTTAGACGTTTGTGTTATTTCgaataaaaatgagaaaagaCAAGCTAGTAATTATGAGTACAGTGTAGATCTCGATTTTGATAAAAGGATGAATTCTCCTGATATCCCATATTGCGGTTATGATTCCAGccgaaatattttttgtgaaaGTATATcagataaaaatatgaaggataataatatatcgACCGAAAATGTAAATCAAGGCTATGAACCGAATTATACGCAAGATAGATCTAACAacgtgtatataaataattgtagtaacaatattcataaaaactacatatatgaaaaggatcttaatgcatatatgtcTTATGGAACTGATTCACATGAGATTAACAATAACTACTCCACACCCCACGAGGTGCACAACAGTTCGCGCGTCGATAAGGTTAATTCTTTTCAAATTAACGATATGAATGATGTAAATCATATCAGtgatatgaataatatgaatGACATCAATAATTTTAGTGATATAAATCATGTGAATggcaaaaataatatgaatgaaTTATATGATGTGAatgacataaataatatgaatgacataaataatatgaatgacataaataatatgaatgaCATAAATGATGTGAATGAAAAGGATCACTCTGGTAATGCAAAAAACAATATTGTTTATGTTAGTGATGAAGACGATGATTTAATTTCAGCTTTTagataacttttttttttttttgtatgttttatttccatatttttttttatatttattttttatatttattttttataattattttttattattattttattttattattttattttattatttttttagctCACCTTTTTTATagtcaattttttttttttttttttgtgaaaacATTTATGTGTTGTTTATCGCGTAATAACGGAAATCTTTCATTATCTCTATTTTTATCGCAACGCACAATaaagtaatttaaaaagtgagtaaaaagatgaaaaaaagtcTTACATTGTAGTATCAGGTATATTCAtgcttattatatatatatatttatacgtacacattatatatatatatatatatatatatgtgcgcaCGCGAAATGGGAACTTCACGtgaagttttttttttttttaaacataggAACCTTAATTAGCAAATATTTacagataaaataaaacagttcttttaaattaaatatgtttacaaaagttttgtaaaattaattttaatgaaagaaaattacaaaaacataagatactaaaaaaaaaaaaaaggagctTAATaagtattaacaaaaaaaaatcgaaCGTGCTTAAACCATTAATTTGCATTTGTTGAATAAacaggaaaaaggaaaaggaaaaatggataaaaCTTTTGAATTTAAACActtaaaaaaacaagaaacattcttaaaaaattggGAATAACTATGTGTAAACATGCGAAAAAATggatacatatatgtacatatatgtacatatatatatatatatatatatacacatttatttatttatatatatgatcgtgtatatacatgcacacaTGTGTATGCGCGCATACAAACTTAAACCCCTGTTTACACCTATGCACGTACACCCTTATGCACGTTTTCACTCACCTGCTAATTTACTAGAAAATAGGGATAGCTAAGAacgttttatatatgaacaacaCATGAAAAAGCTTGTTCAACTAAAAAACTTGTTTTCCAGAATCTCTGAAACACAACTATATTGATCTTCTATATCTAGTGATAAtgcttttttcaaaatttctattaaataaatatttctaggatttattttgatttgaTTAAAgtcaatttttatattttgtattttttcaatttcttttaaattgttGTCTAGTAGGTAACTATTTTtgcagaaatatatattattattaattaaatgtaaatccattaattttatataatatgaacacgtaatattatgaaataaaaaagaaaatggtATGAcgatttctttatttttattaattacttCCTTTTGCCATTTATTTGTAGCCTTatcttcaaatatatatgggaaatttttaaaaataattaagaagATAGTTACAcctatactatatatatctgtttttatactatatataccTTTTAAGCAGTAAGGAGACATATATTCTTTTGTTCCTATAATTAAATCATTGTAAATAACCTTCTCTCCTTCattaataaatgttttttcagTATTTCCTGTACATGAAGATAATAACCCATTTTCCATTTCATTTATACTATTGTAATTAAGAGAAGtagttttattattgtttttatttatctttttgtaATTCTCTGAATAAGGGGGGTACATCatgatattatttctttcttcAGTATTCCCTAGAATTTTACTTGTGTATGCATTATTCAAGTCGAAATTATTTGTTGGAAACGGATTCTTATACAGAATATTTCCGGGCACTTTCGCGTTGTAATGATTTGTCTTATACTCGCTCCTGCCCATCTCTTTTGCCATAACATCATTCATATGAAGCACACCCGTTTTTCCGTCTTTCATTTGAACGTCTATCGCTTGAGCATCTCTCTCTTGATCGTATCTCGCTTGAACGTCTTTTCCCCTAACACCATCCGTATAAATTTCATCTGTGTGAACGGTATTTTCCTCTAATTTATTGACCGGAACCCTTTTAACctcaatattatttttgtaaaaatcgTCTTTTGTTACCCCTGCATAAGAGAAAGTATCCCTCCACATGGGAATCTCATCATTaccataaatataaatactcATGTCAAAATCAATTATAACAAGTttctcaaattttttatctttaaacATTAAATTGTCTAATTTAACATCTCGATGAATAATTGAGTGTGCATGTAGTGCATTAATCCCATTTAACAACTGAcagataatattttttgctttctcaaaagatatattttccttCGATACATATTCTACTAAATCTGTACCTTCACATAGTTCcattacaataaaaaaatgagattGATTTTCTAAtacatcatatatttttattacattctCATTGTTTATCTTTTgtacaattttatatatatttatgtacgtattatAACTCATTATTGATAACTGCTTTTCCTTATTTACACTCTTAATAGCaacatttcttttattatttaaatcataacatttataaacaaaatttgaGCAATTGTCTTTTAACAAATTCaccattttaaaattattttttatatgttcacAATTTTTTAAGCATTCTACAAATCTTTTCTCATTTCCACTTCCAACTAACTCGTTATGACACAAATTATCGCACTCGTATTGCTTTgaattattaacattaaatTGATCAGTGTGTTCTTCATTTTCGTTcaagatataaaaattttcgtTGTTTTCACTAGAGTTATTGTATTTTTCGTTATTTGTACTGCTGATATTATCTTTTTCGtccttttcataaatttctGCATTATCTGCTTtcccatttattttttctttatcttctAAAATGGCAACTGCATTTTCAAAATGAATGCACAAAGCTGAATGTTCTTCACCTTCCTTTAGTGTATTAACaattatttccttttccaCATTACTATGTTCATATAGTTTCTTCTCAAAACATTCATTGTGTACCTTGTTAACAACTGATGCATTATATACAGCGCACCCGTTTCTTATTCGTTCGGTGTGCAccttaatttttgtaataatatactttttgtCGATTTTCTTgaaagatttatttttatatatatttttccttttttttctctccttTATATGATTGTTATATTTGTCATAACGCTTTTTAACATGCATATTGCTTCTTCCTGTAACTCTTCTTATTCCACATTCCATTCGTTTTACCTTACGTTGGGTCATATcgtttttcccttttattaAGTAATAATACTCACTTCTACTGCTTGAATGTTTTCTTTGGTTCATCGTCCTTCCTTgcacttttatttttttagtctCAATAGttttaatttcctttttgacCTTTATAGACAAACATTCAGCGCTcctattactattatcattatttaaatttaacacATTATTAGTAATATCCCCTTTATTCTCTATTTCACTATTTCTAATAGTAGATGCACTCGCACCATTTTCTACTGATAAACAAGAATGACCTAAGTTATAATTCTTATACACTTTCGTGTTCAAACTATTTTTTCCCCTAACGTACATTTGAATTTTGccatcattaatatattttttattacttttattaaaaagcaTAATGTTCCTCATATATTTTGCATTGATACGGATCCCgtcttttatatttctagCTGTAGCCTTATTTGATAGTTTATCCGATATATAAGTAATACAAGGGTTCTTATTCTTATGATAAtgcttatatttaattttattagtatCTATGCTGTATTTTCCAAAATTATAACAtctaattattttgtatatattacaaaataaggtattatcaatatattttaaaaatttattgtacAAGGAAATTACACTCTTtaaatactttatttttaaaattctccttttcataaatttGGTAATATCACCATAGTTCTGCAATCCAAatgtttttgtttctttttccaGTCTATTATGTTTAATTCGCTTGATTTCCAGAAAGTTTATAACTCTTATGCACTTCCTCActaattctttatataaataaatagatctATTTTTCCGAATTTCAAGAATGGGAttgttgtaaaaatattttttttcaatttctttcttatatattttgagaaaaaataaaatatataatttattccaTATAGATGTAAAATTACAAGatacatttaaaaaggagcatacattttttttttttttcctttttcctttttctttttcttttttttctttttcttcttttttctttttaatctACAATTTTCATGAATCACATTCTCATCTTCCAAATTATTGATATATTGTAATAAGTTAATAGCAGTGGTGTACTTTTTTAACGACAAATATGAATGAATAACATATAACAAtcttacaatatatttttttactttttgaaTTCTGTAATATGTTATaagtttaaaataatacCTGTCCAAAGAATAATTCATCTTTAAGttcatatttcttattaatgACTTTTTTCCAGAATATGctgaattttcatttttatcacgCACTTGCAGTAGCATACATGAGTACTGATTATCACCCCTCTCCATTTGATTATTgctatagaaaaaattaccaACCCCCGTAACGCTCGCATTTCTACCATTATTGTTATCTCGGTTTGATGTTATGGTTGTCGCggtgctattattattattactattgctgtTACAATTGCTGTTACAATTGCTGTTACAATTGCTGTTACAATTGCTGTTACAATTGCTGTTACAATTGCTGTTACAATTGCTGTTACAATTGCTGTTACAATTGCTGTTACAATTGCTGTTACAATTGCTGTTACAATTGCTGTTACAATTGCTGTTACAATTGCTGTTACAATTGCTGTTACAATTGCTGTTACAATTGCTGTTACAGTTGCTGTTACAATTGCTGTTACAATTGCcgttactattgttattactactactattactaccAGCATTggcataataaatattctcAATATCAATACAAACTATAGCAGTGGAAGTGTCTCTAACCATCCTCCCTTTCTCATTGCTTTGCacattatttgtattatctGTTACATATAAACCATAATTTATATCACTCAAacacttttcattttttgtactATTTAAATTGTCCTCtttttcaataatatatttgtctCTTGCCGTTTCTATATGAGTCTTAATATTCAAtttacatttcttttttttccttttccttctGAGTATTTTGAGTAAATAGTTACACaaaaaacatttatgtattttcatgttatatactttttttttcttttctttggAGACATACATAATTCAAACGACAAAAGCTAAGATAtaaaagcttttttttttcataatactacaataaataaaagaacaaataaagCTCCCTTATTTTAGTTAAGGGAAATAAATAGTAGCAGAgttacaaaagaaaaatggaatataaaaacataaccaagacaaaaaataaatattaatatttactcttgataatattattaacgaAATTTACTATTCTTCAGTATTTCTTCATTGTAGTCTAGGTT
This genomic interval from Plasmodium brasilianum strain Bolivian I chromosome 1, whole genome shotgun sequence contains the following:
- a CDS encoding phosphoinositide-binding protein translates to MDLEQFNIGIQRVEVKDEKVYYIILVEYKDLKYEISRRYSEFEELHCELLHFGFSALPNLPKRKLMSYKNDEYINYRKRVLHSYIQNLFVRPDIRCCALFLNFILFYDKINLSVEIVRTKLLNSIGSQRFSLSDLYINEEHNFMICVYEDKSNLSKLGKLWSIIEPDMVGEIKIFSYNNDLTSTFIETYREQTVYKARNIICSENKNEAIISGDDGKIHIYKIDTHLLTLTYIKYIFCHNDTILKMMLINDKVFCTCGYDNAFRLINLEDYKILSGGRCNKRLDNDKITTCHLLEYNNIVIGTSCSLFFVYNMTTNPPIYLDTKELKNGEIISCFTNTDKYLFIGYDNIIACYNYRYSNDAKSAKNNNIQNSMSTNISNVSLNRCDNKNSSSNFNNYPIYDHSDEYPLDTYNNKVKRNMFNKLTDRTDTPSSRSLNKENQENVIKLIIDNNMSAQYVPPLFYDNAVLSMSVDKDKKILYAGYEDAIVIWSIINGLIISSFHGHTNGVHYLKFLNSSGFLLSGGNGGNLKIWKNDLDSFKIWKIKNNYKVKNGKKKDGECSYNMADGNTFNFNESDNSDQECKGSVQSESMSIDNLLEESNKKHNYKFCDTTKYKKNFLNYNESTIVTSTKSSRSNIFYDKSVITNEPHEFSSHTSNLDVCVISNKNEKRQASNYEYSVDLDFDKRMNSPDIPYCGYDSSRNIFCESISDKNMKDNNISTENVNQGYEPNYTQDRSNNVYINNCSNNIHKNYIYEKDLNAYMSYGTDSHEINNNYSTPHEVHNSSRVDKVNSFQINDMNDVNHISDMNNMNDINNFSDINHVNGKNNMNELYDVNDINNMNDINNMNDINNMNDINDVNEKDHSGNAKNNIVYVSDEDDDLISAFR